The Nocardia arthritidis genome has a window encoding:
- a CDS encoding YbdD/YjiX family protein: MRRFGAAARGLLWWFNGILGGQDYQRYVAHLRRQHPGRPVPTEREYWRTRHADADNNPTNRCC, from the coding sequence CTGCGGCGTTTCGGTGCGGCCGCGCGCGGGCTGCTGTGGTGGTTCAACGGGATCCTCGGCGGCCAGGATTACCAGCGCTACGTCGCGCATCTGCGCAGGCAGCATCCCGGCCGCCCGGTACCGACGGAGCGCGAATACTGGCGGACCAGACATGCCGACGCCGACAACAATCCCACCAATCGCTGCTGCTGA
- a CDS encoding Ada metal-binding domain-containing protein → MVSVAITALDFERCYRAVSTRDSRFDGQFFTAVRTTGIYCRPSCPAITPKRANVTFLPTAAAAQQAGYRACRRCLPDAAPGSPLWNTRADLAARAMRLIGDGVIERGGVPALAAKLGYSQRQLTRVLTTELGAGPLALARAHRAHTARLLIQTTAMPMSDIAFAAGFASIRQFNDTVREVFAVSPTTMRTEALRTNGRNPGPVPAPNGSLTLRLPYREPLDRSWLEWFLSSHVVPGVEVWEDHTYTRNLRTPHGHATARIGFQRDHVRAELALHDMRDLAPTVTRLRHLLDLDADPIGIDEALGATGHRPADENRRTAYGFTPGIRVPGCLDGPELLLRTMIGQQISIAAAATHTARLAEALGECVDGPAPLLFPTPEAIAERGGEILTGPARRIRSIVGAAEALATGELVLHSGRTATDLRRDLLALDGVGPWTADYVTMRLLADPDVLLSTDLVVRQGATLLGIDLTDTSRWAPWRSYLSMHMWKAALNGRANAPKVMAETVTPV, encoded by the coding sequence GTGGTGAGCGTGGCTATCACGGCTTTGGATTTCGAGCGCTGCTACCGGGCGGTCTCCACCCGGGACTCGCGCTTCGACGGACAGTTCTTCACCGCAGTGCGGACAACTGGAATCTATTGCCGCCCTTCGTGTCCGGCGATCACACCGAAACGCGCCAACGTCACCTTCCTACCCACCGCCGCCGCGGCGCAGCAGGCAGGCTACCGGGCCTGCCGCCGCTGCCTGCCCGATGCCGCACCGGGTTCCCCGCTCTGGAACACCCGCGCCGATCTGGCAGCGCGCGCCATGCGGTTGATCGGCGACGGCGTCATCGAACGGGGCGGCGTGCCCGCGCTGGCCGCCAAACTCGGCTACTCCCAACGCCAGCTCACCAGGGTGCTCACCACCGAACTCGGCGCGGGCCCTTTGGCTTTGGCGCGGGCACACCGGGCGCACACCGCGCGGCTGCTCATCCAGACCACGGCGATGCCCATGTCGGATATCGCGTTCGCGGCGGGTTTCGCCAGCATCCGGCAGTTCAACGACACCGTGCGCGAGGTGTTCGCGGTGAGCCCGACCACCATGCGCACCGAGGCACTGCGCACCAACGGCCGCAACCCCGGGCCCGTGCCCGCGCCGAACGGCTCACTGACGCTTCGCCTTCCATACCGTGAGCCGCTGGACAGGTCCTGGCTGGAGTGGTTCCTCTCCTCGCATGTGGTGCCGGGCGTCGAGGTCTGGGAGGACCACACCTACACCAGGAATCTGCGCACCCCGCACGGGCATGCGACGGCGCGCATCGGCTTCCAGCGCGACCATGTGCGCGCCGAACTCGCACTCCACGATATGCGGGATCTGGCACCGACCGTGACGCGGCTGCGGCACCTGCTGGATCTCGACGCCGACCCGATCGGCATCGATGAGGCGCTCGGCGCCACCGGACACCGGCCCGCCGACGAAAACCGGCGCACCGCATACGGGTTCACCCCCGGCATTCGAGTGCCCGGTTGCCTGGACGGGCCGGAGTTGTTGCTGCGCACCATGATCGGCCAGCAGATCTCCATCGCCGCGGCGGCGACGCACACCGCGCGCCTGGCCGAGGCGCTCGGCGAATGCGTCGACGGCCCCGCGCCGCTGCTGTTCCCGACACCGGAGGCGATCGCCGAACGCGGCGGCGAGATCTTGACCGGCCCGGCCCGCCGCATCCGCTCCATCGTCGGCGCGGCCGAGGCGCTGGCCACCGGTGAGCTGGTGCTGCACTCCGGCCGCACCGCAACGGATCTGCGGCGGGATCTGCTCGCGCTGGACGGGGTCGGGCCGTGGACCGCCGACTACGTCACCATGCGACTGCTCGCCGACCCCGATGTGCTGCTCAGCACCGATCTCGTGGTGCGCCAAGGGGCGACGCTGCTCGGCATCGACCTCACCGACACCAGCCGCTGGGCGCCGTGGCGGTCGTATCTCTCGATGCACATGTGGAAGGCGGCGCTGAACGGACGCGCCAACGCGCCGAAGGTGATGGCGGAGACCGTAACGCCCGTCTGA
- a CDS encoding methylated-DNA--[protein]-cysteine S-methyltransferase, protein MTEQTIGSRSGRISTRTADFATVQTPIGPFTAIVDDEGAVLGSGWTADPEDLRTVIHPALRPSQLRQRDSLGAVTTAIVDYHRGGLTAIDEIPVRQRSGEFLEHAWEVLRKVPAGNPVTYTEFAAISGRPDATRAAANACARNAAALFVPCHRVFRIGGGLGGFRWGLPVKRWLLDHEGH, encoded by the coding sequence ATGACCGAGCAGACAATCGGATCCCGATCCGGCCGAATCTCCACGCGCACCGCCGATTTCGCGACCGTCCAAACACCGATCGGGCCGTTCACCGCGATCGTCGACGACGAGGGCGCGGTGCTCGGATCCGGCTGGACCGCCGATCCGGAGGACCTGCGAACGGTGATCCATCCGGCCTTGCGCCCGAGTCAACTGCGGCAACGGGATTCGCTCGGCGCGGTCACCACGGCGATCGTCGACTACCACCGCGGCGGGCTCACCGCGATCGACGAGATCCCGGTGCGGCAGCGATCCGGCGAATTCCTGGAGCACGCGTGGGAGGTGCTGCGCAAGGTGCCCGCCGGAAATCCGGTCACCTACACCGAATTCGCGGCGATCTCCGGCAGGCCGGATGCGACGCGGGCGGCGGCGAACGCATGTGCGCGCAATGCCGCCGCCCTGTTCGTGCCGTGCCATCGGGTGTTCCGGATCGGCGGCGGACTCGGTGGTTTCCGCTGGGGCCTGCCGGTCAAACGCTGGCTGCTCGACCACGAAGGTCACTGA